From the Oleiphilus messinensis genome, one window contains:
- the purN gene encoding phosphoribosylglycinamide formyltransferase, whose amino-acid sequence MADSASPTASIVVLISGSGTNLQALIDQTVHGTIAARIAAVISNRPGAGGIDRARQAGITTELLDHTNFQDREAFDEKLAETILRYKPDIVVLAGFMRILTPAFVRQFQGKMVNIHPSLLPKYKGLHTHKRALEAGDTEHGATVHFVTEELDGGPNIIQARVDIEENDTPESLAGKVLLKEHQIFPQVIKWMAEQRLSMTDNRAYLDDIIIPENGLQFEA is encoded by the coding sequence ATGGCCGATAGTGCTTCCCCAACAGCCTCAATAGTTGTTCTCATTTCAGGTAGCGGAACAAATTTACAGGCCTTGATCGATCAAACCGTACACGGCACAATCGCCGCGCGCATTGCAGCAGTTATCAGTAATCGACCCGGGGCTGGGGGGATTGATCGCGCCAGACAAGCCGGTATTACGACTGAGCTACTGGATCACACAAACTTTCAGGATCGCGAAGCATTTGACGAAAAGCTCGCCGAAACAATCTTGAGATACAAACCGGATATTGTCGTCCTGGCCGGTTTCATGCGCATACTCACCCCTGCGTTCGTCCGCCAGTTTCAGGGAAAAATGGTGAACATTCACCCATCACTGCTACCAAAATACAAAGGACTTCATACTCACAAGCGAGCATTGGAAGCCGGTGATACAGAACACGGGGCTACAGTGCACTTTGTCACAGAAGAGCTGGATGGTGGCCCAAATATCATTCAGGCCAGAGTTGATATTGAAGAAAATGACACGCCGGAATCACTCGCAGGAAAAGTCTTACTGAAAGAACACCAGATTTTTCCTCAGGTAATCAAATGGATGGCAGAGCAACGACTGTCAATGACTGACAATCGCGCCTATCTGGATGACATCATCATTCCCGAAAACGGACTGCAATTCGAGGCCTGA
- the apbC gene encoding iron-sulfur cluster carrier protein ApbC, which produces MDRQEIEHAISGYRDPYLNQSLLESGALKDIRIDGANVEVDLEFGYPIKGIQGGIEQLVTNAIENVDGVESVSVAIRSVITGHKPANDVQVLDKVKNIIAVASGKGGVGKSTVSANLALALAAEGARVGILDADIYGPSVGMMLGVPEGQRPEAPEGKYFLPIEAHGIQAMSMAFLVTDKTPMVWRGPMVSGALQQLLTQTRWDELDYLIIDMPPGTGDIQLTLAQKVPVTAAVVVTTPQDIALLDCKKGIEMFTKVNIPVLGVVENMSLYHCPKCGHLEPIFGEGGGERIAQQYGVDLIGQLPLNRTIREQADSGCPTVVAEPDCEVALLYRDMARKAAALLSAQEADPLAMPEIIMRSQD; this is translated from the coding sequence TTGGACAGACAAGAAATCGAACACGCGATAAGCGGTTATCGTGATCCATATTTAAATCAGAGTCTACTTGAGTCTGGTGCCCTGAAAGATATCCGAATTGATGGTGCTAATGTTGAAGTTGACCTTGAGTTTGGCTACCCCATCAAAGGTATACAGGGTGGGATTGAGCAGCTTGTTACCAATGCCATTGAAAATGTTGATGGCGTGGAATCGGTGTCTGTTGCGATACGAAGTGTGATTACCGGTCACAAGCCTGCTAATGACGTTCAAGTTCTGGATAAAGTCAAAAACATTATTGCGGTTGCGTCCGGCAAAGGTGGTGTTGGCAAGTCCACCGTTTCGGCAAACCTGGCGCTGGCGCTTGCCGCTGAAGGGGCAAGAGTCGGAATACTCGATGCGGATATTTATGGGCCGAGTGTGGGAATGATGTTGGGGGTTCCCGAGGGGCAACGCCCTGAAGCCCCTGAAGGAAAATACTTTTTACCAATTGAAGCGCACGGTATACAGGCCATGTCAATGGCGTTTCTGGTGACGGACAAAACGCCCATGGTCTGGCGGGGCCCTATGGTGAGTGGCGCTTTGCAACAGTTGTTGACGCAAACCCGTTGGGATGAGCTTGACTATCTGATAATTGATATGCCACCGGGAACCGGAGATATTCAGCTCACGCTGGCTCAAAAAGTGCCGGTTACAGCGGCAGTAGTGGTTACTACACCGCAAGATATTGCTTTGCTGGACTGTAAAAAGGGCATTGAGATGTTCACCAAAGTGAATATTCCTGTATTGGGTGTGGTGGAAAATATGAGCCTGTACCACTGCCCGAAATGCGGACATCTTGAGCCGATTTTCGGCGAAGGCGGGGGCGAGCGAATCGCGCAGCAGTATGGGGTCGATTTGATTGGCCAGCTGCCACTGAATCGAACTATCCGTGAGCAGGCAGACTCGGGTTGTCCTACCGTGGTTGCTGAGCCGGATTGTGAAGTTGCACTTTTGTATCGGGATATGGCTCGAAAAGCGGCTGCGCTTTTGAGCGCTCAAGAAGCTGATCCTTTGGCTATGCCCGAGATCATTATGCGGAGTCAGGATTAA
- the rsxC gene encoding electron transport complex subunit RsxC has product MRQIWDFNGGIHPPEHKSVSNQNPIQSAGIPGQLVIPLQQHIGGPADPLVKVGDTVLKGQKLAEPLGFISAAVHAPTSGTIADICDLPVAHPSGMTDCCIVLIPDGNDQWIQLEQRASYTDLSPNEILHIIRDKGIAGMGGAGFPTEVKLHPPKQDKVKTLILNGAECEPYITADDMLMRERASEIILGLEIMAFILEPDECLIGIEDNKPEAIDAMRAAVAGTKIQVVVIPTKYPSGGEKQLIKILTGQEVPSGSIPADVGVMCQNVATAAAIYRAVYFDEPLISRIITLTGDALQQPGNYEILIGSQVGWLLELAGAREQQISRTIMGGPMMGFTIQSADVPAIKTSNCIIAGTREELPPPPPAQACIRCGICVEACPMELLPQQLYWFSKAQEFEKAEHHNLADCIECGACSYVCPSAIPLVQYYRYAKGEIRQNRLEQAKSDKARNRFEFRQERQERELAEKDAKRKARAEAAAQAQAKKRAEANADEPPKSAAAPDDRKAAVAAALERVAAKKSAPATDSKTGTKTENTPQRSLADIQADYDKALAKLDKLKATAQELESDDPAREKMERAISKNETRVEQARLALEDAKNNQKPDSADTPSASETVTSESQVSPGTSAVPPTTEKSLDELQAIYEKAQAKQEKLQNTLADLPEGDPAREKMIRAIDKNEGRVIQAKQEWQAAQSATATLPIEIEQLEQNVEKARLKLDNMKSSLDDAKAHQPELVEKLQRAVQKNEMRLSAAEQALEEARKNSSTTAKNDTSPSTKPTHDRGF; this is encoded by the coding sequence ATGCGTCAAATTTGGGATTTTAATGGTGGTATTCACCCACCCGAACACAAATCTGTATCCAACCAAAATCCGATTCAATCAGCAGGCATCCCCGGGCAGCTTGTTATCCCTCTGCAACAGCATATTGGTGGCCCCGCAGATCCACTGGTAAAAGTTGGAGACACGGTTCTCAAAGGGCAGAAACTCGCAGAGCCTCTCGGCTTTATTAGTGCCGCTGTACACGCACCGACTTCGGGAACGATTGCAGATATCTGCGATCTTCCTGTGGCCCATCCTTCAGGCATGACGGACTGCTGCATTGTTCTTATACCCGACGGGAATGATCAATGGATCCAGCTTGAGCAACGGGCGTCTTACACGGATTTATCGCCAAATGAAATCCTGCACATCATTCGGGACAAAGGCATTGCGGGTATGGGTGGTGCGGGCTTCCCGACGGAAGTAAAGCTGCATCCCCCGAAACAGGACAAAGTAAAAACCCTGATCCTGAATGGTGCGGAATGCGAACCCTACATCACCGCCGACGATATGCTCATGCGCGAAAGAGCGAGCGAAATCATCCTCGGTCTGGAAATTATGGCCTTTATACTGGAACCGGATGAATGTCTGATCGGCATAGAAGACAATAAACCGGAAGCCATTGATGCCATGCGCGCCGCGGTAGCTGGCACCAAAATCCAGGTGGTCGTTATTCCAACAAAATACCCCAGCGGTGGGGAAAAGCAACTGATCAAAATATTGACCGGACAGGAAGTACCTTCTGGCTCGATTCCGGCTGATGTCGGCGTGATGTGCCAGAACGTCGCAACAGCAGCTGCAATCTACAGGGCTGTTTATTTTGATGAACCGCTAATCAGCCGAATTATCACGCTCACCGGGGATGCTCTGCAACAGCCGGGCAACTATGAAATACTGATCGGAAGCCAGGTAGGCTGGTTGTTGGAGCTCGCCGGAGCCCGGGAACAGCAGATTTCGAGAACTATTATGGGGGGCCCGATGATGGGGTTCACCATTCAGTCAGCAGATGTGCCTGCAATCAAAACCAGCAACTGCATTATCGCGGGAACACGGGAGGAGCTCCCTCCCCCCCCACCCGCACAAGCCTGCATTCGCTGTGGAATCTGTGTTGAAGCCTGCCCGATGGAATTACTTCCCCAACAGCTCTACTGGTTCTCGAAAGCACAAGAGTTCGAAAAAGCAGAACACCACAATCTCGCAGACTGCATTGAATGTGGTGCTTGCTCTTATGTCTGCCCCAGCGCAATCCCGCTGGTTCAGTATTATCGTTACGCAAAAGGGGAAATCCGGCAAAACCGCCTGGAACAGGCCAAATCCGACAAGGCAAGAAACCGCTTTGAATTCCGTCAGGAGCGTCAGGAACGCGAACTGGCCGAAAAAGATGCAAAACGAAAAGCCCGCGCAGAAGCGGCAGCTCAAGCACAAGCCAAGAAGCGAGCCGAGGCAAACGCTGATGAGCCACCTAAAAGCGCCGCCGCTCCAGATGATCGAAAAGCAGCAGTTGCAGCCGCACTGGAACGCGTCGCAGCCAAGAAATCAGCTCCAGCCACAGATTCGAAAACAGGAACGAAAACGGAAAACACGCCTCAGCGCTCCCTGGCTGATATTCAGGCAGACTATGACAAGGCCTTAGCCAAACTGGACAAACTCAAGGCCACTGCGCAAGAACTTGAGTCAGATGACCCGGCACGGGAAAAAATGGAACGGGCGATCAGCAAAAATGAAACTCGTGTAGAGCAGGCGCGGCTCGCTCTTGAAGATGCCAAAAACAACCAGAAACCAGATTCGGCAGATACTCCAAGCGCGAGCGAAACAGTGACTAGCGAATCACAAGTATCGCCAGGAACGAGTGCTGTCCCCCCAACGACAGAGAAAAGTCTCGACGAGTTACAGGCGATCTATGAAAAAGCGCAAGCAAAGCAGGAAAAGCTCCAAAACACGCTTGCTGATCTACCAGAAGGTGATCCTGCGCGGGAAAAGATGATCAGAGCAATCGACAAAAACGAAGGCAGAGTGATACAAGCCAAACAGGAATGGCAAGCCGCTCAATCAGCCACTGCGACGTTGCCAATCGAGATCGAGCAACTGGAACAGAATGTCGAAAAGGCCAGACTCAAACTCGACAATATGAAATCATCACTGGATGATGCCAAAGCGCATCAACCAGAACTGGTTGAGAAACTGCAAAGGGCTGTGCAAAAAAACGAGATGCGTTTGTCCGCTGCAGAGCAAGCTCTTGAAGAGGCGCGGAAAAATTCGTCTACGACCGCAAAAAATGATACCAGTCCATCAACAAAACCGACCCATGACCGAGGCTTTTAA
- a CDS encoding YjaG family protein yields the protein MLKQVLEYELKLHQVQKQLEKLKGWREILFTLALAERSYPNYVLFCELAEVENTKAYRALLDTLWRALEEKTSSSVINALLLKLERLVPDAEAYDMYGVKPALDSCALVESVMFGWLNPENRRALEASQSSLATVTDFIEYAEGEGLDEDELVELFDAHPFVVQESEFQSQCFRLIKPERYPTRELLQKVKRIAANEGVSNIGIALD from the coding sequence ATGCTCAAGCAAGTATTGGAGTATGAGTTGAAGCTACATCAGGTTCAAAAACAGCTGGAAAAGCTAAAAGGCTGGCGTGAAATTCTCTTCACGTTAGCGCTGGCTGAACGGAGTTATCCCAACTATGTTTTGTTCTGTGAGCTTGCAGAGGTTGAAAATACCAAAGCGTACAGAGCATTGCTGGATACATTGTGGCGAGCACTGGAGGAAAAGACCAGTAGTTCAGTAATCAACGCCTTATTACTTAAGTTGGAGCGGCTAGTGCCTGATGCCGAAGCCTACGACATGTATGGTGTCAAGCCAGCATTGGACAGTTGTGCCTTGGTGGAGTCGGTGATGTTCGGCTGGCTGAACCCTGAAAATCGTCGGGCATTGGAGGCGAGTCAGTCCAGCCTGGCTACGGTGACTGATTTTATCGAGTATGCAGAGGGCGAAGGGTTAGACGAAGATGAGCTTGTTGAATTGTTCGATGCTCATCCCTTTGTTGTTCAGGAAAGTGAATTTCAATCGCAGTGTTTCAGGCTTATCAAGCCGGAACGGTATCCGACCAGAGAGTTGTTGCAAAAGGTCAAGAGAATAGCGGCTAATGAAGGGGTTTCTAATATCGGAATTGCCCTTGACTGA
- the rsxA gene encoding electron transport complex subunit RsxA gives MTEYLLILVSTILVNNFVLVQFLGLCPFMGVSNKLETAMGMSLATTFVLTLSSLCSYLSYTLLLKPLGLEYLQTITFILVIAVVVQFTEMVVRKTSPLLYRVLGIFLPLITTNCAVLGVALLNIKKQNGFIESILYGFGAAAGFSLVLVLFSAMRERIAVADVPTPFKGASIGMITAALMSLAFLGFAGLVNI, from the coding sequence ATGACCGAATACCTGCTAATACTGGTTAGTACCATATTGGTAAACAATTTTGTACTGGTACAGTTTCTTGGACTCTGCCCGTTTATGGGTGTTTCCAATAAACTGGAAACGGCTATGGGCATGTCCCTGGCGACCACATTCGTACTAACATTATCATCCCTGTGTAGCTACCTTTCGTACACGCTATTGCTCAAACCGTTGGGCCTGGAATATTTGCAGACCATCACATTTATTCTGGTCATTGCCGTCGTTGTGCAATTTACCGAAATGGTTGTCCGCAAAACCAGCCCGTTACTGTATCGCGTACTCGGCATATTCCTGCCACTCATTACTACAAACTGTGCCGTACTCGGGGTCGCGCTGCTCAATATCAAAAAACAGAATGGCTTTATCGAATCCATACTTTATGGCTTCGGCGCAGCGGCCGGCTTTTCGTTGGTGCTGGTCTTGTTTTCTGCAATGCGAGAGCGAATAGCCGTCGCCGATGTCCCAACACCTTTCAAGGGCGCATCCATCGGAATGATCACCGCTGCCTTGATGTCATTAGCATTTTTAGGCTTTGCCGGTCTGGTTAACATTTAG
- the metG gene encoding methionine--tRNA ligase, with protein MSDTPRKILVTSALPYANGPIHLGHLLEYIQTDIWVRYQKMRGEHCTYVCADDAHGTAIMLRAEREGITSEQLIDRIREEHQQDFADFLIEFDNYHSTHSEENRELSALIYERLVADNKIAQREIIQAYDPEKEMFLADRFIKGTCPRCKAEDQYGDNCEACGHTYTPAELIDPRSAISGAKPVNKASTHFFFKLPEFQDFLTEWTRSGTLQPQIANKLAEWLDAGLQEWDISRDAPYFGFEIPGQAGKYFYVWLDAPIGYMASFKHLCERRDDLDFDEYWGADSKAELYHFIGKDIINFHALFWPSMLSSAQFRTPTAVYAHGFVTVDGTKMSKSRGTFIMARTYLNHLKPEYLRYYFASKLTSNVDDLDLNLADFAQKVNSDLVGKVVNIASRCANFITKRFSGVLASECTEPELMARFINAGSDIEAHYENREFAKAMRNIMELADTANQYINDKEPWVIAKQEGQEQALHTICTNAINMFRLLVTYLAPVLPETAANAEAFLNTRLTWQSRADLLLGHKIEPFKAMMSRIDTKQIEQMIEDSKEGDPAIKTAELTQPKEDETFAEEIEFPDFAKVDLRVAIIEKAQHVDGADKLLQLTLDVGGVKKNVFAGIKSAYKPEELEGRLTVMVANLKPRKMKFGLSEGMVLAAGRGKKGIWLLAPDSGAEPGMRIQ; from the coding sequence ATGTCAGATACACCCCGCAAAATTCTTGTTACGAGCGCTTTACCCTATGCCAATGGACCCATTCATTTAGGCCACTTGCTGGAATACATTCAAACCGATATCTGGGTTCGCTATCAAAAAATGCGCGGTGAGCACTGCACTTACGTCTGCGCGGATGATGCCCATGGCACTGCAATAATGTTAAGAGCGGAGCGTGAGGGCATCACATCCGAACAACTCATAGACCGGATAAGGGAGGAACATCAGCAGGATTTTGCTGACTTTCTGATCGAATTCGACAACTACCATTCCACCCACTCGGAAGAAAACCGTGAGTTATCCGCATTGATCTATGAGCGCTTGGTAGCTGATAACAAAATCGCACAACGGGAAATTATTCAAGCTTATGACCCGGAGAAGGAAATGTTCCTCGCAGACCGGTTCATCAAAGGCACTTGCCCTCGCTGTAAGGCCGAAGATCAATACGGTGACAACTGCGAAGCCTGTGGCCACACCTACACCCCTGCAGAACTGATCGACCCAAGATCTGCAATATCCGGTGCGAAGCCGGTCAACAAGGCCTCGACTCACTTTTTCTTCAAGCTTCCGGAATTTCAAGACTTCCTGACGGAGTGGACTCGCAGCGGAACGCTACAACCGCAGATTGCCAATAAACTGGCCGAATGGCTGGATGCCGGATTACAGGAATGGGACATCAGCCGGGATGCGCCCTATTTTGGTTTCGAGATTCCGGGCCAAGCCGGCAAATACTTCTACGTCTGGCTGGATGCACCCATTGGATACATGGCCAGTTTCAAACACCTGTGCGAACGTCGTGACGACCTGGACTTCGATGAGTATTGGGGTGCAGACTCAAAAGCGGAGCTTTATCATTTTATTGGCAAGGACATCATTAATTTTCACGCCTTGTTCTGGCCCTCAATGCTTTCTTCGGCTCAATTCAGAACACCAACTGCGGTATACGCGCACGGTTTCGTTACCGTGGATGGCACAAAGATGTCGAAGTCTCGCGGCACATTTATCATGGCGCGGACTTATTTGAACCACCTTAAACCCGAATATCTGCGTTATTACTTTGCCTCAAAACTGACCAGCAACGTGGATGACCTGGATTTAAACCTGGCGGATTTCGCACAGAAAGTAAACTCCGATCTTGTGGGCAAAGTCGTAAATATCGCCAGTCGATGCGCAAACTTCATAACCAAGCGATTCTCGGGTGTACTGGCGAGCGAGTGCACCGAACCCGAACTGATGGCCCGATTTATCAATGCAGGCAGCGACATTGAAGCCCATTACGAAAACCGGGAATTCGCCAAAGCCATGCGAAACATCATGGAGCTGGCTGATACGGCCAATCAATACATAAACGATAAAGAACCCTGGGTCATCGCCAAGCAGGAAGGACAAGAGCAAGCGCTGCACACGATCTGCACCAACGCAATCAACATGTTCCGACTGCTTGTAACCTATCTTGCCCCGGTATTGCCGGAAACCGCAGCCAATGCGGAAGCTTTCCTGAACACAAGATTGACCTGGCAATCCCGTGCCGACTTGTTGCTTGGGCACAAGATCGAACCATTCAAGGCCATGATGAGTCGCATCGACACGAAACAGATTGAACAAATGATTGAAGACTCAAAAGAAGGTGATCCTGCAATCAAAACAGCAGAATTAACACAACCCAAAGAAGATGAGACTTTCGCAGAAGAAATCGAATTCCCCGATTTTGCGAAAGTCGATCTGAGAGTAGCGATAATCGAAAAAGCGCAGCACGTTGACGGCGCGGACAAACTGCTTCAGCTGACACTGGATGTCGGTGGCGTCAAGAAAAATGTATTTGCCGGCATTAAATCCGCATACAAACCGGAAGAACTGGAAGGCAGACTGACCGTTATGGTCGCGAACCTGAAACCCCGAAAAATGAAGTTCGGATTATCTGAAGGAATGGTACTTGCGGCGGGTCGCGGCAAAAAAGGCATTTGGCTACTGGCCCCGGATTCCGGGGCTGAACCCGGCATGCGCATCCAGTAA
- a CDS encoding class II aldolase/adducin family protein: MEARNSEQEGVIKYDLEFRSTKITEPDFEPKLQVLNRWRSVLWRLGLVGQDPLRYGGLGFGNISIRIRGDAFLVSGSQTGHLSFLSTCDCAFVRDFDLARNSLIAEGECRPSSEALSHGALYDLHEGIGAVVHVHSPEIWQGFEQIGLRFTSETIPYGTPEMAFALQTEANALLKMSSSGVVVMRGHHDGVISFGRDLEDATMVLLSAHARAVKMKSRT; this comes from the coding sequence ATGGAAGCCCGCAATTCCGAGCAGGAAGGCGTTATCAAGTATGACCTTGAATTCCGGTCGACGAAAATTACTGAGCCGGACTTTGAGCCCAAGTTGCAGGTGTTGAATCGCTGGCGCTCGGTTTTGTGGCGTTTGGGATTGGTCGGTCAGGATCCGCTTCGGTATGGTGGCTTGGGCTTTGGAAATATCTCGATTCGCATCCGTGGTGATGCATTTTTGGTTTCCGGTTCGCAAACCGGACATCTGTCATTTCTCTCTACCTGTGATTGTGCGTTCGTTCGTGATTTTGATCTCGCGCGCAATAGCTTAATTGCTGAAGGAGAGTGCAGGCCCTCTTCTGAAGCGCTGTCTCACGGCGCACTGTATGACCTTCATGAGGGCATTGGTGCCGTGGTTCACGTGCATTCTCCGGAAATTTGGCAAGGCTTTGAGCAAATTGGATTGCGCTTCACTTCAGAGACTATACCGTACGGAACACCTGAAATGGCGTTCGCTTTGCAAACAGAGGCAAATGCTTTGCTTAAAATGTCCAGTTCGGGTGTGGTTGTGATGCGGGGGCATCATGATGGCGTGATTTCTTTCGGGCGGGATCTGGAAGATGCCACGATGGTGTTGTTAAGTGCCCATGCACGCGCCGTAAAAATGAAATCAAGAACGTAA
- a CDS encoding valine--pyruvate transaminase yields the protein MKLSKFGTKFTSDAGITSLMDDLGNAMASGEDIIMMGGGNPGFIPEVESALRERLQRICDDPTLFRKLVGVYDPPLGDTAFIKSLAKLLNNTLGWPVSEKNIGLTNGSQSAFFMLFNMFAGEYEGGAEGAIKQIQLPMTPEYIGYADAGLTEAFFRSNRPTIELLDDQLFKYHVDFEHLTIPESTGALCISRPTNPTGNVITDQELTRLDGLAREHGVPLILDCAYGLPFPGLIFSDASSYWNDNMIVCLSLSKLGLPACRTGIVIAHEDVINALAGVNAILNLATGSFGAMLAADLVDSGQILALSDNVVRPEYLRKSQAAVARLQKGLSGLPFRIHKPEGAMFLWLWFDGLPISSHELYECLKKKGVLIVSGHYFFPGLDEDWSHKRECIRITYSQDESLVARGLDIIIAEVRKIYSRA from the coding sequence ATGAAGCTTTCAAAATTTGGTACAAAATTCACATCTGATGCTGGTATCACCTCGCTGATGGATGATTTGGGTAATGCGATGGCCTCTGGCGAAGACATCATTATGATGGGTGGGGGCAATCCTGGATTCATCCCTGAGGTAGAGTCGGCCCTGCGGGAACGCCTGCAGCGTATTTGTGATGATCCAACGCTTTTTCGCAAACTTGTTGGCGTTTATGATCCGCCGCTTGGTGACACGGCCTTTATCAAAAGTCTGGCCAAATTACTTAATAACACCCTTGGTTGGCCGGTTTCTGAGAAGAATATAGGCTTGACTAATGGCAGTCAGTCCGCGTTTTTCATGCTGTTTAATATGTTTGCAGGTGAATACGAAGGTGGAGCGGAGGGTGCCATCAAGCAGATCCAGTTACCCATGACACCAGAATACATAGGTTACGCCGATGCAGGATTAACTGAAGCATTTTTTAGATCCAATCGACCCACAATCGAGCTATTGGACGACCAGTTATTCAAGTATCATGTTGATTTCGAGCATTTGACAATACCGGAGTCAACCGGGGCGCTTTGTATCTCGCGACCGACCAATCCTACAGGTAACGTAATCACGGATCAGGAATTAACCAGGCTGGATGGGTTGGCTCGAGAGCACGGTGTGCCCTTGATTCTGGATTGTGCCTATGGGTTGCCTTTTCCTGGATTGATTTTTTCCGATGCATCCTCGTATTGGAATGACAACATGATCGTTTGCCTGAGTTTGTCGAAATTGGGGTTGCCAGCTTGTCGAACCGGCATCGTGATTGCGCATGAGGATGTAATTAACGCGCTTGCAGGTGTAAATGCGATTCTTAACCTTGCTACAGGGAGTTTCGGGGCCATGCTGGCTGCTGACCTTGTGGACTCTGGGCAGATTCTGGCATTGAGTGATAACGTCGTGCGTCCGGAATATCTTCGGAAATCCCAGGCCGCTGTTGCCAGGCTGCAGAAGGGCTTGTCGGGGTTGCCATTCCGGATACACAAGCCAGAAGGCGCGATGTTTCTCTGGCTCTGGTTCGATGGATTACCGATATCCAGTCATGAACTCTATGAGTGTCTAAAAAAGAAAGGGGTGCTGATTGTTTCCGGGCACTATTTCTTTCCTGGTTTGGACGAAGACTGGTCGCACAAGCGGGAATGTATTCGTATTACCTATTCTCAAGATGAAAGTCTGGTTGCCAGGGGCTTGGATATCATTATTGCTGAAGTGCGAAAAATCTATTCCCGCGCTTGA
- the rsxB gene encoding electron transport complex subunit RsxB — protein sequence MTVLGTAVFAMLGLALVFGVILGYAAIRFKVEGNPIVDQIDAILPQTQCGQCGYPGCRPYAEAIAGGDLINKCPPGGENTIQELADLLDVEPLPLDEEHGEEKGKQVAYIREDECIGCTKCIQACPVDAILGAAKQMHTVIADECTGCDLCVEPCPVDCIDMLPVATTIRSWGWQKPENLIASDRSTIVESNPREEAAA from the coding sequence ATGACTGTTCTGGGCACTGCTGTATTTGCCATGCTCGGCCTGGCCTTGGTTTTCGGCGTAATTTTGGGCTATGCAGCTATTCGATTCAAAGTTGAAGGCAATCCCATTGTCGATCAAATCGATGCAATTTTACCCCAAACCCAATGTGGACAATGCGGTTACCCTGGCTGTAGACCTTATGCCGAAGCCATCGCAGGTGGCGATCTTATCAACAAATGCCCACCTGGCGGTGAGAATACCATTCAGGAACTGGCAGACCTGCTCGATGTTGAGCCACTGCCACTGGATGAGGAGCATGGCGAAGAAAAAGGAAAACAGGTCGCTTACATTCGCGAAGACGAATGCATTGGCTGCACAAAGTGCATTCAGGCCTGCCCTGTAGATGCAATTTTAGGTGCAGCGAAGCAAATGCATACTGTCATAGCTGATGAGTGCACCGGTTGTGACCTCTGTGTCGAGCCCTGCCCAGTAGATTGTATTGATATGCTACCAGTAGCGACAACGATTCGCAGCTGGGGCTGGCAAAAACCGGAAAACCTGATCGCATCTGACCGCTCCACAATTGTGGAGAGTAACCCTCGTGAGGAGGCCGCAGCTTAA
- the dcd gene encoding dCTP deaminase, translating to MSIKSDKWIRRMAQEKGMIEPFEPGQVRFGEQGKIVSYGTSSYGYDVRCSNEFKIFTNVHSATVDPKRFDEASFVDMESDVCIIPPNSFALARTVEYFRIPRTVLTICLGKSTYARCGIIVNVTPLEPEWEGHVTLEFSNTTNLPAKIYANEGVAQMLFFESDEECEVSYKDRGGKYQGQTGVTLPRT from the coding sequence ATGAGTATTAAATCCGATAAATGGATTCGCCGTATGGCACAGGAAAAAGGGATGATCGAGCCTTTTGAGCCAGGCCAGGTGCGATTTGGCGAACAAGGTAAGATCGTGTCTTATGGAACCTCCAGTTATGGCTATGATGTGCGCTGTAGTAATGAGTTTAAGATATTTACCAACGTCCATTCAGCAACGGTGGATCCAAAGCGGTTTGATGAGGCCAGTTTTGTGGATATGGAGAGCGATGTTTGTATCATCCCTCCAAATTCTTTTGCTCTGGCGCGAACGGTTGAATATTTTCGGATTCCGCGTACTGTGCTGACGATTTGTCTTGGAAAATCGACCTATGCTCGCTGTGGAATAATCGTAAATGTCACACCTTTAGAGCCCGAGTGGGAAGGTCATGTTACCTTGGAATTTTCAAATACGACCAACCTTCCTGCTAAAATTTATGCCAATGAAGGGGTCGCACAAATGCTGTTCTTTGAGTCAGACGAAGAGTGTGAAGTCAGTTACAAGGATCGTGGCGGTAAATATCAGGGACAGACAGGTGTAACATTGCCAAGGACTTAG